The Aurantiacibacter gangjinensis genome includes a region encoding these proteins:
- a CDS encoding NAD-dependent succinate-semialdehyde dehydrogenase → MTDYPALHMLIAGEKVTGGGRDTEEVINPATEEVLGTLPHATSDDLDRALDAAQSGFREWRSTSADKRATILTNAANLIRERKEDIAGWLTREQGKPLGDGRGEAMYSANLLEFYAQEAKRTYGRTLVRGEGSRVEVQYHPVGPVAGFAPWNFPAINVMRKIGGALAAGCSVIVKPSEETPAAGIALVQALLDAGVPGGAVQCVFGVPSNVSEHLLASPIIRKLTFTGSTPVGKHLAKLAADDLKITTMELGGHGPVLVFDDCDVDKAVKTMAGNKYRNAGQVCVSPIRFLIEESIFEQFRDSFVERAEKVRVGNGLEDGTDMGPMANARGRENIQKLIANAKEAGANLLTGGEVIGNQGFFHQPTVLSEVPTSADIMNNEPFGPVAILNPMSGEDAMIEEANRLPYGLAAYAWTDDAARRRRLAAEVEAGMLAINGGSVSTVDAPFGGVKWSGYGSEDGREGVMACMVPKTIHES, encoded by the coding sequence ATGACCGATTACCCCGCTCTCCACATGCTTATCGCAGGCGAAAAGGTGACAGGAGGCGGGCGCGATACCGAAGAGGTCATCAATCCGGCGACGGAAGAGGTGCTGGGCACGCTGCCCCATGCGACCTCCGACGATCTCGACCGCGCGCTGGACGCGGCGCAGAGCGGCTTCAGGGAATGGCGCAGCACCTCTGCCGACAAGCGGGCCACCATACTTACCAACGCCGCCAACCTCATCCGCGAGCGCAAGGAGGATATTGCCGGCTGGCTAACCCGCGAGCAGGGCAAGCCGCTGGGCGACGGTCGCGGCGAGGCGATGTATTCGGCCAACCTGCTGGAATTCTATGCACAGGAAGCCAAGCGCACTTACGGCCGCACATTGGTGCGCGGCGAAGGCAGCCGGGTGGAGGTGCAATACCATCCCGTCGGCCCCGTCGCCGGGTTCGCGCCATGGAATTTCCCCGCCATCAATGTGATGCGCAAGATCGGCGGCGCGCTGGCGGCCGGCTGCTCCGTCATCGTGAAACCCAGCGAGGAAACGCCTGCCGCCGGTATCGCGCTGGTGCAGGCGCTGCTGGATGCAGGGGTGCCGGGCGGCGCGGTGCAATGCGTGTTCGGCGTACCCAGCAACGTAAGCGAGCATTTGCTGGCCAGCCCCATCATCCGCAAGCTGACTTTCACCGGCTCGACGCCCGTCGGCAAGCACCTCGCCAAGCTGGCGGCGGACGATCTGAAGATCACGACGATGGAGCTGGGCGGTCACGGACCGGTGCTGGTGTTCGACGATTGCGACGTCGACAAGGCCGTGAAGACGATGGCCGGCAACAAGTACCGCAATGCAGGCCAGGTCTGTGTCAGCCCCATCCGTTTCCTGATCGAGGAGAGCATTTTCGAGCAATTCCGCGACAGCTTCGTCGAGCGCGCGGAAAAGGTGCGCGTCGGCAATGGCCTGGAAGATGGCACCGATATGGGGCCGATGGCCAATGCCCGGGGCCGCGAGAACATCCAGAAGCTGATCGCCAATGCAAAGGAGGCGGGCGCAAACCTGCTGACGGGCGGCGAAGTCATCGGTAATCAGGGATTCTTCCACCAGCCCACCGTGCTCTCCGAAGTGCCCACCAGCGCCGACATCATGAATAACGAGCCTTTCGGCCCCGTCGCCATACTAAATCCCATGTCCGGCGAGGATGCGATGATCGAGGAAGCCAACCGCCTTCCCTATGGTCTCGCCGCCTATGCCTGGACGGACGACGCCGCGCGTCGCCGCCGCCTAGCCGCCGAAGTGGAAGCAGGCATGCTCGCCATCAATGGCGGCAGCGTTTCTACCGTGGACGCGCCCTTCGGCGGCGTGAAATGGTCCGGCTATGGCAGCGAGGATGGCCGCGAGGGCGTGATGGCCTGCATGGTGCCCAAGACCATCCACGAAAGCTGA
- a CDS encoding glutathione S-transferase family protein, translating into MWQLYHFPLCPFSRKVQLALSEKKVPFSLQLVYPWDAPEGYEQLNPALKTPALHHPERGIKLADSQAICEYFEETESKSPLIPGSAAARAEVRRLVALFDDVLYADVTAPLLHEKMKKRLVLRQSPDSQVLRSTMRLTHEHLDYIDWLIDTRRWLAGAQLSLADFAAAAQLSVIDYLGGIDWADHRQAHGWYRVIKSRPSFAPLLKQKMEGLPAPRHYADVNA; encoded by the coding sequence ATGTGGCAGCTCTATCATTTTCCCCTGTGTCCGTTCAGCCGGAAGGTGCAGCTCGCGCTGAGCGAGAAGAAAGTGCCCTTCTCGCTGCAGCTGGTCTATCCGTGGGATGCGCCCGAGGGCTATGAGCAGCTGAACCCGGCACTCAAGACGCCGGCGTTGCATCACCCGGAGCGGGGCATAAAGCTGGCCGACAGCCAGGCGATTTGCGAATATTTCGAAGAGACGGAAAGCAAGAGCCCGCTCATTCCCGGCAGCGCGGCCGCGCGGGCCGAGGTGCGGCGGTTGGTCGCCCTGTTCGACGATGTGCTGTATGCCGATGTCACCGCGCCGCTGCTGCACGAGAAAATGAAGAAGCGGCTGGTGCTGCGCCAGTCGCCCGACAGCCAAGTGCTGCGATCGACCATGCGACTGACGCACGAGCATCTCGATTATATCGACTGGCTGATCGACACGCGCCGCTGGCTGGCAGGCGCGCAGTTGAGCCTCGCCGATTTCGCGGCGGCTGCGCAGCTGTCGGTGATCGATTACCTTGGCGGAATCGACTGGGCCGATCACCGCCAGGCGCATGGCTGGTACCGCGTCATCAAGAGCCGCCCCAGCTTCGCGCCGCTGCTGAAGCAGAAGATGGAAGGCCTGCCCGCCCCGCGCCATTATGCGGATGTGAATGCCTAG
- the msrB gene encoding peptide-methionine (R)-S-oxide reductase MsrB has protein sequence MTETKTLTDAEWREKLTPEQYHVLREAGTERAFTGKYEKNKAPGEYACAGCGQPVFESDDKYDSGSGWPSFTAPVSQDAVEMNRDMSHGMVRTEVVCSNCSGHLGHVFPDGPGAEGLRYCINSAALDFKPEEGA, from the coding sequence ATGACCGAGACAAAAACCCTCACCGACGCCGAGTGGCGCGAGAAGTTGACGCCCGAGCAATATCATGTGCTGCGCGAGGCGGGGACGGAGCGGGCGTTCACCGGCAAGTATGAGAAGAACAAGGCGCCGGGCGAATATGCATGTGCCGGATGCGGGCAGCCTGTATTCGAGAGCGACGACAAATACGACAGCGGCTCGGGATGGCCCAGCTTTACCGCGCCTGTCAGCCAGGATGCCGTCGAGATGAACCGCGACATGTCGCACGGCATGGTCCGCACCGAAGTCGTCTGCTCCAATTGTTCGGGGCATTTGGGGCATGTCTTCCCCGATGGTCCGGGGGCGGAAGGCCTGCGCTATTGCATCAATTCCGCTGCGCTCGATTTCAAGCCGGAAGAAGGCGCCTGA
- a CDS encoding transglycosylase domain-containing protein, translating to MASDRKRAAGGWKAGLWKWTKRLAITGTVVAILAAIGLATAVYFASRSLPSYASLRQSQHGQTILVRARDGSEIVELGPSYGEWLDSDEIPDVMKNAMISVEDHRFYSHWGVDPVRLTGAIVEGITGDDRIGGTSTITQQLARNVFLNSNRTLDRKLREAVLALALEWRFSKDQILELYLNKVYFGGGSYGIDSASRKFFSHSARELTLEEAAIIAGLVKAPSRYAPTASVENAVSRANVVIGQMVRYGDLDPAVAREVDVSAVNLRQEVGQNSIRYFTDWALPQLDLLLPNETFEPIEVWTTLDVGMQRAATTAVQSNAPDGAQGALVSVDRDGAILALVGGTDYVTSNYNRATDALRQPGSAWKLFVFLAALEAGYTPDDRVQDVPVTINDWTPRNSGGRYAGEMDLRSAFAYSKNSVAAQLGNEVGFSNVASMARRFGITTPISTYPAMVLGTSEVRLLDMTRAFAAVSAGGQSVEPYGILRVTTPGGEEIYRRREPRSYQLVPDYVAAGITDLLQSAVATGTGRAAQIGRPVAGKTGTTNSNRDGYFVGFSSGITTGVWMGRDDNGRVGALQGGTAPARAFSAYMRYAVRERPVEEFDTDLQLPEWQLEPDDEFYFGEDDDYYFYIDEQGNLVEPRRDGGENSQPGFDVEGEGENVVRDPLDPRGMDRPPQTQPQPQATPRRSTTRDAPPAASDDFLERATGRDMPDDRERQRKPERKAINERRI from the coding sequence ATGGCGAGCGACCGCAAGAGGGCGGCAGGCGGCTGGAAGGCCGGTCTTTGGAAATGGACCAAACGGCTCGCGATCACCGGCACGGTGGTCGCCATACTGGCTGCAATCGGCCTGGCGACGGCGGTCTATTTCGCCTCGCGCAGTCTGCCATCCTACGCCTCCCTGCGGCAGAGCCAGCACGGCCAGACGATCCTCGTGCGCGCGCGCGACGGGTCCGAAATCGTGGAGCTGGGGCCGAGTTATGGCGAATGGCTCGATTCCGACGAGATTCCCGATGTGATGAAAAACGCGATGATCTCGGTCGAGGATCATCGTTTCTATTCGCATTGGGGCGTCGATCCGGTGCGCCTGACAGGCGCCATCGTGGAAGGGATCACGGGGGATGATCGCATCGGCGGCACGTCCACCATCACCCAGCAGCTGGCGCGCAACGTCTTCCTCAATTCCAACCGTACGCTGGACCGCAAATTACGCGAGGCGGTGCTGGCGCTGGCGCTGGAATGGCGCTTTTCCAAGGACCAGATCCTCGAACTGTATCTCAACAAAGTCTATTTTGGCGGCGGTTCCTACGGCATCGATTCAGCGAGCCGCAAATTCTTCAGCCATTCGGCGCGCGAGCTGACGCTGGAGGAAGCGGCGATCATTGCGGGTCTGGTGAAAGCGCCCAGCCGTTATGCGCCGACTGCAAGCGTCGAGAACGCCGTCAGCCGCGCCAATGTCGTGATCGGGCAGATGGTGCGCTATGGCGACCTCGATCCTGCCGTGGCGCGCGAAGTGGATGTAAGCGCGGTCAATCTGCGGCAGGAGGTCGGGCAGAACTCGATCCGCTATTTCACCGACTGGGCGCTGCCGCAGCTCGACCTGCTGCTGCCCAATGAAACGTTTGAGCCGATCGAGGTGTGGACCACGCTGGATGTGGGCATGCAGCGCGCGGCGACCACGGCGGTACAGTCAAACGCGCCCGACGGCGCGCAGGGGGCGCTGGTCAGCGTCGACCGCGACGGTGCGATCTTGGCGCTGGTCGGCGGCACGGATTACGTGACATCCAATTACAACCGCGCCACCGACGCGCTGCGACAGCCCGGTTCGGCATGGAAACTGTTCGTCTTCCTCGCCGCGCTGGAGGCGGGCTATACGCCGGACGACCGCGTGCAGGATGTGCCTGTCACCATTAATGACTGGACGCCGCGCAATTCGGGCGGGCGCTATGCCGGCGAGATGGATTTGCGCAGTGCCTTTGCCTATTCGAAGAATTCGGTCGCGGCGCAGCTGGGCAACGAGGTCGGCTTCTCCAACGTCGCCAGCATGGCGCGGCGCTTCGGCATCACCACGCCTATTTCCACCTACCCCGCCATGGTTCTGGGCACGAGCGAGGTGCGCCTGCTCGACATGACCCGCGCTTTCGCTGCGGTATCGGCGGGCGGGCAATCGGTCGAGCCTTACGGCATCCTGCGCGTCACCACGCCGGGCGGGGAAGAGATCTACCGCCGCCGTGAACCGCGCAGCTACCAGCTTGTGCCCGATTACGTCGCCGCAGGCATAACCGACTTGCTGCAATCCGCCGTCGCCACCGGCACGGGCCGCGCGGCGCAGATAGGGCGACCGGTCGCGGGCAAGACCGGCACCACCAACTCCAACCGAGATGGCTATTTCGTCGGCTTTTCCAGCGGCATCACCACCGGCGTGTGGATGGGCCGCGACGACAATGGCCGCGTCGGCGCGCTGCAAGGCGGCACCGCGCCTGCGCGCGCCTTTTCCGCCTATATGCGCTACGCCGTGCGAGAGCGCCCCGTGGAAGAGTTCGACACCGACCTGCAATTGCCCGAATGGCAGTTGGAGCCCGATGACGAGTTCTATTTCGGCGAGGATGACGATTATTATTTCTATATCGACGAGCAGGGCAATCTGGTCGAACCGCGCCGCGATGGCGGGGAGAATTCGCAGCCCGGCTTCGATGTAGAAGGCGAAGGCGAGAACGTGGTGCGCGATCCGCTGGACCCGCGCGGGATGGACAGGCCGCCGCAAACGCAGCCGCAGCCGCAGGCAACCCCGCGCCGCTCGACCACGCGGGATGCACCTCCTGCCGCCAGCGACGATTTTCTCGAGCGGGCCACCGGCCGCGACATGCCGGACGATCGCGAGCGGCAACGAAAGCCGGAACGCAAGGCGATCAACGAACGCCGCATCTGA
- a CDS encoding Do family serine endopeptidase, with protein sequence MRYSYGITTALLVGGAAITMLTGYPAGAQVAQNDRITMEGAVPVAGAPGSFADLTEILQPAVVNISTRQTVTIPQAQNPMEQFFNRRRGGGNGPTTREATSLGSGFIVSADGYIVTNNHVVAPGQRAQLEEVTVTLPDGREYEAELVGTDPSSDLAVLKIERSEPFPFVRFGDSNQARVGDWVIAIGNPFGLGGTVTSGIVSAVQRSTGSGRAFDRYIQTDASINRGNSGGPLFDMQGNVIGINNAILSPSGGSVGIGLAIPAEDAEPIVMALINGEEILRGYLGVQIQPVDEDIAEALGIEDGVGELIQGVQPGEAAEEAGLRAGDVVIAVNNEDVTTDNSLSRIVAYIEPGTRVPVRYIRDGETRTVTLTVGRRPSDDELRQQQMFQGDDEDTPPPMEDDRNSQMLEDVLGIQAIEITPRIARQLGVSDSTTGLAILAVNPNSDAARRGLSRGVMILAANGRDISSIADLEAIIGEAQDRGREAVLLRVRARGGATQSIPVRFMD encoded by the coding sequence GTGCGTTATTCCTACGGTATCACCACTGCCCTGCTCGTAGGCGGGGCCGCCATCACCATGTTGACCGGCTATCCTGCGGGGGCGCAAGTTGCGCAAAACGATCGCATCACGATGGAAGGCGCCGTGCCCGTGGCGGGTGCGCCCGGCAGCTTTGCCGACCTGACCGAGATCCTGCAGCCCGCCGTGGTCAATATCTCCACCCGGCAGACGGTGACAATCCCGCAGGCGCAGAACCCGATGGAGCAGTTCTTCAACCGTCGCCGTGGCGGTGGCAACGGCCCGACCACGCGCGAGGCGACCTCGCTCGGCTCGGGCTTTATCGTGTCGGCGGACGGCTATATCGTCACCAACAATCACGTGGTGGCCCCCGGCCAGCGCGCACAGTTGGAAGAGGTCACCGTTACCTTGCCCGATGGCCGCGAATACGAGGCGGAACTGGTCGGCACGGACCCGTCTTCCGACCTCGCCGTGCTGAAAATCGAGCGCAGCGAGCCGTTTCCCTTCGTGCGCTTCGGTGATTCCAACCAGGCGCGCGTGGGTGACTGGGTGATTGCCATCGGCAACCCCTTCGGCCTTGGCGGCACTGTGACGAGCGGTATCGTTTCCGCCGTGCAGCGTTCGACCGGATCGGGCCGCGCGTTCGACCGGTACATCCAGACCGATGCCAGCATCAATCGCGGCAATTCGGGCGGCCCGCTCTTCGACATGCAGGGCAATGTGATCGGCATCAACAATGCCATCCTCTCACCCTCGGGCGGTAGCGTGGGCATCGGCCTCGCCATTCCGGCGGAGGATGCAGAGCCTATCGTGATGGCGCTGATCAATGGCGAGGAAATCCTGCGCGGCTATCTGGGCGTGCAGATCCAGCCGGTGGACGAGGATATTGCCGAGGCGCTGGGCATCGAAGACGGCGTCGGCGAACTCATCCAGGGCGTTCAGCCGGGCGAAGCGGCAGAAGAGGCCGGTCTGCGCGCCGGCGATGTCGTGATCGCGGTCAATAATGAGGATGTCACCACCGACAATTCCCTCTCCCGCATCGTCGCCTATATCGAACCCGGCACGCGCGTGCCTGTGCGCTACATCCGCGATGGCGAGACGCGTACTGTCACGCTGACTGTGGGTCGTCGCCCCAGCGATGACGAGCTGCGCCAGCAGCAAATGTTCCAGGGCGATGACGAGGACACGCCGCCCCCGATGGAGGACGATCGCAACAGCCAGATGCTGGAAGACGTTCTCGGCATCCAGGCCATCGAGATCACGCCGCGCATCGCACGCCAGCTGGGCGTTTCGGACAGTACCACGGGCCTCGCCATCCTCGCGGTCAATCCGAACTCGGATGCGGCGCGGCGCGGTCTGTCCCGCGGCGTGATGATCCTTGCCGCCAATGGCCGCGACATTTCCAGCATCGCGGATCTGGAAGCGATTATCGGCGAAGCGCAGGACCGGGGCCGCGAAGCCGTGCTGCTGCGCGTGCGCGCCCGTGGCGGCGCGACGCAATCGATCCCGGTTCGCTTCATGGATTGA
- the hflC gene encoding protease modulator HflC produces the protein MWQRYKTLFIALIVGAVLLLMSARIVPETHQAVVIRTGEPVYTINQFDPAEAYGETGAGLRFVIPFIDRVQMVDRRILDLDMEGETVLSRDQQRLEVNAYARYRIFDPVLFVQRAGSEAQLQNQLQPILTSELRQELGRRTFASLLTPERGNAMIRIRDTLDEEARTYGAQVLDVRIKRADLPEGTPLAAAFNRMRSDREEEAATIRAGGFRDAQIIRAEASAEAARIFAEAFNQDPAFYDFFRAMQSYEQTFVNGEAESSIIMSPDNEYLRQFQRGGR, from the coding sequence ATGTGGCAACGCTATAAAACACTGTTCATCGCGCTGATCGTCGGCGCCGTGCTGTTGCTGATGTCGGCGCGTATCGTGCCCGAAACCCATCAGGCCGTAGTGATCCGGACGGGTGAACCTGTCTACACCATCAACCAGTTCGATCCGGCGGAAGCTTATGGCGAGACCGGAGCTGGCCTGCGCTTCGTTATCCCCTTCATCGACCGCGTGCAGATGGTCGACCGCCGCATTCTCGATCTCGACATGGAAGGCGAGACCGTGCTCTCGCGCGACCAGCAGCGCCTGGAGGTGAATGCCTATGCGCGCTATCGCATTTTCGATCCCGTGCTCTTCGTACAGCGCGCCGGCAGCGAGGCGCAGCTGCAAAACCAATTGCAGCCCATCCTGACCTCCGAACTGCGGCAGGAACTGGGTCGGCGCACCTTCGCCAGCCTGCTGACGCCGGAGCGTGGCAACGCCATGATACGGATCCGCGATACGCTGGATGAGGAAGCGCGCACCTATGGCGCGCAGGTGCTGGATGTTCGCATCAAACGGGCCGATCTGCCCGAAGGCACGCCGCTGGCCGCGGCATTCAACCGCATGCGTTCCGACCGCGAGGAAGAGGCAGCCACGATCCGTGCAGGCGGGTTCCGCGACGCACAGATCATCCGCGCCGAAGCCTCTGCCGAAGCGGCACGCATCTTTGCAGAAGCCTTCAACCAGGATCCGGCGTTTTACGATTTCTTCCGCGCCATGCAGTCTTACGAACAGACATTCGTGAACGGCGAAGCCGAAAGTTCCATTATCATGAGCCCGGACAACGAATATCTGCGCCAGTTCCAGCGCGGTGGCCGCTGA
- the hflK gene encoding protease modulator HflK, with amino-acid sequence MRTFGGFFERFGLAMAGKRNPWGKPSGGGSGDDGADGGDGDGSSGGPRNPWLPGGGKGAGKGRRSANIEDIFKNRGPEGPRRTGGGGSGGPNFRIPQRPGGGSWFPVVMVAIAGIWILVTSIHFIQPREQAVVTWLGGEYSRTLDPGTEWTAPWPIQTVDIENVSEIRRETIGDGSENLILTSDQSLVDLSYVVRWNIKDLVQFKYELADPTETVQEVAESAMRAAVAETELDAVLSGSGREQVQARVRSRMQTILDAYEAGINIQGVEIARTEAPEQVIEAFNDVLAARQDRERSLNEARRYEQQLLASAQGGAAEFNEIYEQYRLAPEVTRQRLYYETMERVLANTDMTVVEPDGVTPYLPLPEVQRRTRSNTTQGPTMTVTPNEGRQQQGGQ; translated from the coding sequence ATGAGAACATTTGGCGGGTTTTTCGAACGCTTCGGGCTGGCCATGGCCGGCAAACGCAATCCTTGGGGCAAGCCATCCGGCGGTGGATCGGGCGATGATGGCGCCGATGGTGGAGACGGTGACGGCTCCTCCGGCGGGCCGCGCAATCCTTGGTTGCCCGGCGGCGGCAAGGGCGCAGGCAAAGGTCGCCGGTCCGCCAATATCGAAGACATCTTCAAGAACCGCGGCCCCGAAGGCCCGCGCCGCACGGGCGGCGGCGGTTCGGGTGGTCCCAATTTCCGCATCCCGCAGCGCCCCGGCGGCGGCAGCTGGTTCCCGGTCGTGATGGTCGCGATTGCGGGGATCTGGATCCTCGTCACCTCGATCCATTTCATCCAGCCGCGCGAGCAGGCCGTGGTCACGTGGCTGGGCGGTGAATATTCGCGCACGCTCGATCCGGGTACGGAATGGACGGCCCCTTGGCCGATCCAGACCGTGGACATCGAGAATGTGAGCGAGATCCGCCGCGAAACGATCGGCGATGGCAGTGAAAACCTGATCCTGACCAGCGACCAGAGCCTGGTCGACCTGTCCTATGTCGTGCGCTGGAACATCAAGGATCTGGTGCAATTCAAATACGAACTCGCCGACCCTACCGAAACGGTGCAGGAAGTGGCGGAGTCCGCCATGCGCGCCGCCGTCGCGGAAACCGAACTGGATGCCGTGCTGTCGGGTTCAGGGCGAGAGCAGGTGCAGGCACGCGTTCGCAGCCGGATGCAGACGATCCTCGATGCCTATGAAGCCGGGATCAACATTCAGGGTGTCGAAATCGCCCGGACCGAGGCTCCCGAGCAGGTTATCGAGGCTTTCAACGACGTGCTCGCCGCCCGGCAGGACCGGGAGCGCAGCCTGAACGAAGCGCGCCGTTACGAGCAGCAATTGCTGGCCTCGGCGCAGGGCGGCGCGGCCGAATTCAACGAAATTTACGAGCAATATCGCCTCGCGCCCGAAGTGACGCGCCAGCGCCTCTACTACGAGACGATGGAGCGCGTGCTCGCCAATACGGATATGACGGTGGTGGAACCCGATGGGGTCACCCCGTATCTCCCGCTGCCCGAAGTGCAGCGCCGGACGCGCAGCAACACTACGCAAGGACCGACCATGACGGTAACGCCCAATGAAGGCCGCCAGCAGCAGGGAGGGCAGTAA